A stretch of the Vigna radiata var. radiata cultivar VC1973A chromosome 9, Vradiata_ver6, whole genome shotgun sequence genome encodes the following:
- the LOC106774233 gene encoding ABC transporter G family member 40 yields MEGSDIYRASNSLRASSSTAWRRSIMEGFSRSSNHEEGTDEEALKWAALEKLPTYNRLKKGLLTTSRGVANEIDITELGFRERQKLLDRLINVAEEDNERFLLKLKGRIDRVGIDIPTIEVRYEHLNVEAETYVGSRALPTFVNFVTNIVESVFTSLHILSGKKKHVTILKDVSGIIKPRRMTLLLGPPSSGKTTLLLALSGKLDPNLKASGRVTYNGHGFDEFVPQRTAAYISQNDVHIGEMTVRETLAFSARCQGVGTRYDLLSELARREKEAKIKPDPDIDVYMKAAVTGGQEASLVTDYVLKILGLDICADTMMGDEMLRGISGGQRKRVTTGEMLVGPANALFMDEISTGLDSSTTFQIVKCLRQYVHILDGTAVISLLQPAPETYELFDDIILISDGQIVYQGPREHVLEFFESVGFQCPERKGVADFLQEVTSRKDQEQYWMHRNEPYRFVTVTQFTEAFQSFHVGRRIGEELATPFDKSKNHPAALTTKRYGVNKKELIKANISREFLLMKRNSFVYIFKLFQLTTLAILTMTMFLRTEMHRNNLGDGGVYTGALFFAVVILMFNGLAEISMTIVKLPIFYKQRDLLFYPSWAYAIPSWILKIPITFLEAAVWVFLTYYVIGFDPNVSRFLKQYLVLLLINQMSSGLFRAIAALGRNMIVANTFGSFALLILFALGGFILSRNDIKDWWIWGYWISPLMYGQNAIVVNEFLGNSWNHFTPNSNKTLGIQILESRGFFTHAYWYWIGIGALIGFIFLFNIMYTLALTYLNPFDKPQTTITEESEGGVANGRAREEGLTCLESSGSCSRRKNRGMVLPFEPYSITFDQIVYSVDMPQEMKDQGVREDKLVLLKGVSGAFCPGVLTALMGVSGAGKTTLMDVLAGRKTGGYIEGNIKVSGYPKRQETFARISGYCEQNDIHSPHVTVYESLVYSAWLRLTAEVESNTRKMFIEEVMELVELNPLRNSLVGLPGVSGLSTEQRKRLTIAVELVANPSIIFMDEPTSGLDARAAAIVMRTVRNTVDTGRTVVCTIHQPSIDIFEAFDELFLMKRGGQEIYVGPLGRHSSHLIKYFESIEGVSKIKDGYNPATWMLEVTTPAQELTLGVDFHEVYRNSELYRRNKQLIAELGNPGHGSKDIHFPTQYAQSLLVQCLACLWKQHWSYWRNPPYTAVRFLSTTVIAVMFGTMFWDLGGKYSSRQDLFNAMGSMYNAVLFVGIQNSASVQPVLAIGRTVFYRERAAGMYSAFPYALAQVLIELPYIFVQATTYSVIVYSMMGFEWTLEKFFWYMFFMYFTLCYFTFYGMMTVAVTPNHHVASVVAAAFYGIWNLFSGFVIPRPSMPLWWRWYYWACPVAWTIYGLLASQFGDITDVMKLENISVQEFLRSYFGIRHDFIGVSAIMVSGFAGLFAVIFAVSIKAFNFQKR; encoded by the exons AGTTGGGATTGATATTCCGACAATCGAAGTTCGATATGAGCACTTAAATGTTGAGGCAGAGACTTATGTGGGAAGTAGAGCTTTGCCTACTTTTGTGAACTTCGTTACTAACATTGTGGAG AGTGTCTTTACTTCTCTCCATATTCTCTCAGGCAAAAAGAAACATGTTACTATCCTTAAAGATGTCAGTGGAATAATCAAACCTCGCAGGATGACACTACTTTTGGGTCCTCCAAGTTCAGGAAAAACCACACTCCTTTTAGCCCTGTCGGGAAAACTTGATCCAAATCTTAAG GCATCGGGGAGAGTGACTTATAATGGGCATGGATTTGACGAGTTTGTTCCTCAGAGAACAGCTGCATATATTAGCCAGAATGATGTTCATATTGGAGAAATGACAGTGAGGGAAACCTTGGCATTCTCAGCAAGGTGCCAAGGAGTTGGAACACGTTACG ACTTGCTATCTGAGTTGgctagaagagaaaaagaagcaaAGATCAAGCCAGACCCAGACATTGATGTCTACATGAAG GCAGCTGTAACTGGAGGTCAGGAGGCAAGTCTGGTAACAGATTATGTTCTGAAG ATTCTGGGGTTGGATATATGTGCTGATACAATGATGGGGGATGAAATGTTGCGTGGTATATCTGGAGGACAAAGGAAGAGGGTTACTACAGGGGAGATGTTGGTTGGACCAGCAAATGCTCTATTTATGGATGAAATATCCACTGGTTTAGACAGTTCCACAACTTTTCAAATTGTGAAGTGTCTCAGGCAATATGTTCACATTCTTGATGGAACTGCAGTTATCTCTTTACTCCAGCCAGCACCGGAGACTTATGAACTTTTTGATGACATTATTCTTATATCTGATGGCCAAATTGTCTACCAAGGACCCCGTGAACATGTTCTTGAATTTTTTGAATCTGTTGGTTTCCAATGTCCAGAGAGGAAAGGTGTTGCTGACTTTCTACAAGAA GTAACTTCAAGAAAGGATCAAGAGCAGTATTGGATGCACAGAAATGAGCCATACAGGTTTGTAACTGTCACTCAATTTACTGAGGCATTTCAGTCATTTCATGTTGGGAGGAGAATTGGAGAAGAGCTTGCAACTCCATTTGACAAGTCCAAAAACCACCCAGCTGCATTAACCACGAAAAGGTATGGCGTGAACAAGAAGGAATTGATAAAGGCTAACATCTCAAGAGAGTTTTTGCTCATGAAAAGGAATTCATTTGTTTACATCTTCAAGCTGTTCCAG CTTACGACTTTGGCAATATTGACCATGACAATGTTTCTGCGAACTGAGATGCATCGGAATAACTTGGGTGATGGAGGTGTTTATACTGGTGCTCTATTTTTCGCAGTAGTAATTCTTATGTTTAATGGATTGGCTGAGATTTCAATGACCATTGTAAAGCTTCCTATTTTCTACAAGCAACGAGACCTTCTATTTTATCCTTCATGGGCATATGCTATTCCCTCATGGATCCTCAAGATCCCTATTACATTTTTAGAAGCTGCTGTTTGGGTATTTCTGACCTACTACGTAATTGGATTTGATCCAAATGTTTCGAG GTTTTTAAAGCAGTACCTTGTGCTACTACTGATAAACCAAATGTCTTCTGGTTTGTTCCGAGCTATTGCAGCACTTGGTAGGAACATGATTGTGGCTAACACATTTGGGTCCTTTGCACTTCTCATTCTTTTTGCATTGGGTGGCTTCATTCTATCAAGAA ATGATATCAAGGACTGGTGGATTTGGGGTTACTGGATTTCACCTTTAATGTATGGACAGAATGCAATAGTGGTGAATGAATTCCTTGGAAACAGTTGGAACCAC TTCACCCCAAATTCAAATAAGACTTTGGGAATTCAAATTCTGGAGTCACGTGGGTTCTTCACACATGCATATTGGTACTGGATAGGAATTGGGGCATTGATTGGATTTATCTTCCTCTTCAACATTATGTACACTTTGGCTCTCACTTACCTAAATC CATTTGACAAGCCGCAGACAACAATAACTGAAGAATCAGAAGGTGGTGTGGCTAATGGGAGAGCTCGAGAAGAAGGACTAACATGTTTAG AAAGTTCTGGGAGTTGTAGCCGCAGAAAGAATAGAGGAATGGTTCTTCCTTTTGAACCATATTCTATCACATTTGATCAAATAGTGTACTCTGTTGATATGCCACAA GAAATGAAGGATCAAGGTGTAAGGGAGGACAAATTGGTGCTTTTGAAAGGTGTGAGTGGTGCATTTTGTCCTGGTGTTCTCACAGCTTTGATGGGTGTAAGTGGTGCTGGAAAAACTACATTGATGGATGTTTTAGCTGGAAGGAAAACTGGTGGGTATATTGAGGGAAACATAAAAGTTTCTGGTTATCCCAAAAGGCAAGAAACATTTGCTCGTATTTCTGGTTATTGTGAGCAGAATGACATCCACTCTCCTCATGTTACCGTCTATGAGTCCTTGGTCTACTCTGCATGGCTTCGTTTGACAGCAGAAGTTGAATCCAATACTAGAAAG ATGTTCATTGAGGAAGTCATGGAACTGGTGGAGTTGAACCCACTGAGGAACTCACTGGTTGGCTTGCCTGGTGTGAGTGGTCTCTCAACAGAACAACGTAAGAGGCTAACAATAGCAGTTGAATTAGTGGCTAATCCGTCCATAATTTTCATGGATGAGCCTACTTCTGGGTTAGATGCTAGAGCTGCTGCAATTGTTATGAGAACTGTCAGGAACACAGTCGACACTGGAAGAACAGTTGTTTGCACCATCCATCAGCCAAGCATTGACATATTTGAAGCATTTGATGAG TTATTCCTAATGAAGCGTGGAGGACAAGAAATATATGTTGGACCATTGGGTCGCCATTCTAGTCACTTGATCAAGTATTTTGAG AGCATTGAAGGGGTTAGTAAAATCAAAGATGGCTACAACCCAGCAACTTGGATGCTGGAAGTCACAACTCCAGCTCAGGAACTTACTTTAGGTGTTGATTTTCATGAAGTATACAGAAATTCTGAGCTGTATAG GAGAAACAAGCAACTTATAGCAGAACTAGGCAACCCCGGTCATGGATCAAAAGACATTCATTTTCCTACTCAATACGCTCAGTCACTTTTGGTTCAATGTCTAGCTTGCTTATGGAAACAACATTGGTCATATTGGCGTAATCCACCATATACAGCTGTTAGATTTCTATCAACTACTGTCATAGCTGTGATGTTTGGAACAATGTTTTGGGACCTTGGAGGCAAATA CTCTAGCAGACAGGACCTATTCAATGCAATGGGTTCAATGTATAACGCTGTTCTCTTTGTTGGTATCCAAAATTCTGCCTCTGTACAACCTGTATTAGCCATTGGAAGAACTGTCTTTTACAGAGAAAGAGCTGCGGGAATGTATTCTGCCTTTCCATATGCACTTGCACAA GTTTTGATAGAGCTACCTTATATTTTTGTGCAAGCTACAACATATTCTGTCATAGTTTATTCCATGATGGGATTTGAATGGACTTTAGAGAAGTTCTTTTGGTACATGTTTTTCATGTACTTCACATTGTGCTACTTCACCTTCTATGGCATGATGACTGTGGCTGTCACACCAAATCACCATGTTGCTTCTGTTGTGGCTGCTGCATTTTACGGAATTTGGAACCTTTTCTCAGGATTTGTCATTCCACGACCT AGCATGCCTTTGTGGTGGAGGTGGTATTACTGGGCTTGCCCTGTGGCCTGGACCATATACGGCTTGCTTGCTTCACAGTTTGGAGACATAACCGATGTGATGAAGTTAGAAAATATTTCAGTGCAAGAGTTCTTGAGAAGTTATTTTGGTATCAGACATGATTTCATAGGAGTTTCTGCAATCATGGTTTCTGGTTTTGCAGGCTTGTTTGCTGTTATTTTTGCTGTCTCAATCAAGGCCTTCAACTTCCAAAAGCGATAG
- the LOC106773060 gene encoding probable 2-oxoglutarate-dependent dioxygenase AOP1 produces the protein MMISQNICQVPVVDFTDKEMKPGTTKWVSACKVIRNALEDHGCFYALYDKVPIELYNSVFTLMEEQFDLPLETKMQKISDKPYHGYYGQNAHVPLYESLGINDPLSTEEIQKFTKLMWPAGYDHFCETMSLYAKLVVELDHMSKRMVFDGYGVDQKHCDSLLESTKYMLRSFKYRVPQKHENNLGLHPHTDTSFFTILHQNNVNGLQVKLKNGDWIHIDPSPFMFLILAGDAFKVWSNDRMQCCEHRVIISGEKERYSMGLFSLGGKVVETQEELVDEEHPRQYKPFDHYEYLRFYATKKALESKSRIKAFCGIDYADEN, from the exons ATGATGATTTCCCAAAACATTTGTCAGGTTCCTGTAGTAGACTTCACTGATAAGGAGATGAAACCAGGTACAACGAAGTGGGTTTCAGCATGCAAAGTGATCCGAAATGCACTTGAAGATCATGGTTGTTTTTATGCGTTGTATGATAAAGTTCCTATTGAGCTTTACAACTCAGTTTTTACTCTAATGGAAGAACAATTTGATCTTCCattggaaacaaaaatgcaaaagaTCAGTGACAAACCCTACCATGGTTACTATGGACAAAATGCTCATGTCCCTCTGTATGAATCCCTAGGGATCAACGACCCATTAAGCACAGAAGAAATTCAGAAGTTCACCAAGCTAATGTGGCCAGCAGGATATGATCATTTCTG TGAGACTATGAGTCTGTATGCAAAGCTGGTTGTAGAATTGGATCATATGAGTAAAAGAATGGTGTTTGATGGGTATGGAGTTGATCAAAAGCACTGCGATTCTCTTCTGGAATCAACAAAGTACATGCTTCGGAGCTTCAAATATAGAGTGCCAcagaagcatgaaaataatctGGGATTGCATCCTCACACAGACACATCATTCTTTACCATTTTGCATCAGAACAATGTAAATGGTCTGCAAGTAAAACTCAAAAATGGTGACTGGATTCACATTGATCCCTCACCCTTCATGTTTCTCATCCTTGCAGGCGATGCATTTAAG GTTTGGAGTAATGATAGAATGCAGTGTTGTGAACACCGAGTGATTATAAGTGGAGAGAAGGAAAGGTATTCGATGGGATTGTTTTCACTTGGAGGCAAGGTGGTTGAAACACAAGAAGAACTTGTTGATGAAGAACATCCAAGACAATATAAGCCATTTGATCATTATGAATACCTGCGTTTCTATGCAACAAAGAAGGCCCTTGAATCCAAGTCTCGAATCAAAGCATTCTGCGGCATAGACTATGCTGATGAGAACTGA